TGATCGGAAGTTTGTGCGAGGCCAAACGCATCGCTTCTTTAGCGATTTCCGGGGTAACGCCTGCCATTTCAAACATCACACGGCCCGGGCGGACGACAGAAACCCAATATTCCGGAGCGCCTTTACCTTTACCCATACGAGTTTCGGCAGGTTTCTTGGAAACCGGCTTATCCGGGAAAATTTTGATCCACACTTGGCCGCCACGTTTAATGTAGCGCGTCATCGCGATACGAGCCGCTTCGATTTGTCGGTTTGTAATCCAAGCCGGTTCCATGGCAACTAAGCCAAATTCGCCGTGGGATACTGTATTACCGCGGTTCGCTCTGCCTTTCATACGACCGCGAAATTGCTTACGATATTTTACACGCTTCGGGATTAGCATTAGGCTTCGCTCCTTTCTGCGTTGTTCGGTTGCCGGTCGTTGTCACGACGTTCGCCGCGTTCGTTGCGGCCGCCGCGATGGCCTCGACGGTTGTTACGACGATCGCCCACTCGACGTTCTTTACCGCCACGGTTCTCGCGTACATTTTCGTCTTTGTTCACCATTTCGCCCGGCATGATTTCGCCTTTATAAATCCATACTTTGACACCGATCGCACCGTAGGTGGTCTGTGCCGTTGCCACACCGTAATCGATGTTGGCACGTAATGTGTGCAGTGGAATCGATCCTTCATGGTAGCCTTCCGAACGGGCAATTTCCGCGCCGCCCAAACGGCCGCTCAAAAGAACCTTGATACCTTTAGCACCGAACCGCATGGTACGGCCGACTGCCTGTTTCATCGCACGGCGGAACGCAATACGACGTTCCAGCTGAGAAGCGATGTTTTCCGCAACCAAGGTTGCGTCCAATTCCGCACTTTTAACTTCTTTAATATTGACATCCACTTCCTGCGTCGTAAAACGAGTCATGGCTTTTTTGATGTCTTCGATACCGGCGCCGCCGCGGCCAATGACCATGCCCGGTTTTGCCGTATAGATCGTTAATTTAATGCGCTTTAATGTGCGTTCGATTTCGATGCGCGAGATGCCTGCGATGAAGAGATGTTTCTTCAGGAAGCGACGAATCTTCGTATCTTCAATCAAAAGCTTTGCATAATCTTTTTCGGCATACCATTTGGTATCCCAATCTTTGATGATGCCAACACGCATTCCATGGGGATTTACTTTCTGACCCACACCATTTCCCTCCTTTATTCTCTTTCGGATACTTTTACGGTCAATTGACTCGTGCGTTTGAAAATGCTGAATGCCTGCCCCCGGCTGCGCGGGTGAATCCGTTTCAGAGTCGGACCGGCATCGACAAAGGCTGTCGATACATACAGTTTATCTACATTTAAGTCATGATTGTTTTCTGCATTTGCCATCGCGCTGCGCAGGGTTTTTTCAACCA
This genomic window from Negativicoccus succinicivorans contains:
- the rplP gene encoding 50S ribosomal protein L16, which produces MLIPKRVKYRKQFRGRMKGRANRGNTVSHGEFGLVAMEPAWITNRQIEAARIAMTRYIKRGGQVWIKIFPDKPVSKKPAETRMGKGKGAPEYWVSVVRPGRVMFEMAGVTPEIAKEAMRLASHKLPIKTKFVVKGEEEVAGDN
- the rpsC gene encoding 30S ribosomal protein S3, with the protein product MGQKVNPHGMRVGIIKDWDTKWYAEKDYAKLLIEDTKIRRFLKKHLFIAGISRIEIERTLKRIKLTIYTAKPGMVIGRGGAGIEDIKKAMTRFTTQEVDVNIKEVKSAELDATLVAENIASQLERRIAFRRAMKQAVGRTMRFGAKGIKVLLSGRLGGAEIARSEGYHEGSIPLHTLRANIDYGVATAQTTYGAIGVKVWIYKGEIMPGEMVNKDENVRENRGGKERRVGDRRNNRRGHRGGRNERGERRDNDRQPNNAERSEA
- the rplV gene encoding 50S ribosomal protein L22, giving the protein MEVRAFTNNIRISPRKVRIVVDLIRGKNCGEALAILAHTPKRASKVVEKTLRSAMANAENNHDLNVDKLYVSTAFVDAGPTLKRIHPRSRGQAFSIFKRTSQLTVKVSERE